In Agrobacterium sp. RAC06, a single window of DNA contains:
- a CDS encoding acyl-CoA dehydrogenase family protein produces the protein MNRTEEKLAALNQPKPWSGINAYRSDPLLVDLTSSLSRPLREEYDVIGKYVTSPEAQELARMANASPPQLRTHGVRGERLDVVEFHPAWHALMRRSMASGLHSSVWENAPEARGHEHKARAVRFFLTAQLESGHLCPLTMTSASVAALVASPAVQKEWTPRILSRKYDSSNKPPMQKSAVTIGMGMTEKQGGTDVRANTTMGERVGEGIYRLAGHKWFMSAPMSDAFVMLAQTKDGMGCFLVPRLLEDGSANGLEFQRLKDKLGNRSNASSEVEFSETFGFLLGTPGDGVRTILDMVTLTRLDCALSSAGMMRASMAEAVHHVRGRMVFGKTLIDQPMMSRVLADMALDVAAATALAFRLADSFDKARESPIDAAYARVMTPVAKYWICKIAPGLIYEAMECIGGSGYVEERPIARHYREAPVNAIWEGSGNVMALDVLRVLSRGKDLFETLFAGLERDLGPSGKKTVEVLRAATALAERDEAAGRLLIEQLALAAGAAELYRLGAGKIADAFLESRLAGGWRHTYGVLDARFDSRYVLDLLYPPAA, from the coding sequence ATGAACCGGACTGAAGAAAAACTCGCAGCGTTGAACCAGCCCAAGCCCTGGTCCGGCATCAATGCCTATCGGTCCGATCCGCTTCTCGTCGATCTTACATCCTCGCTGTCACGCCCGCTGCGCGAGGAATACGATGTCATCGGCAAATATGTGACCTCGCCGGAAGCCCAGGAACTGGCGCGCATGGCCAATGCCAGCCCGCCGCAGCTCAGAACCCATGGCGTGCGTGGCGAACGCCTCGACGTCGTCGAATTTCACCCCGCCTGGCACGCCCTGATGCGCCGCTCGATGGCATCAGGCCTGCATTCCTCCGTCTGGGAAAATGCACCGGAAGCCCGCGGCCATGAGCACAAGGCGCGCGCTGTCCGCTTCTTCCTGACCGCCCAGCTCGAATCGGGCCATCTCTGCCCGCTCACCATGACCAGTGCCTCGGTCGCCGCCCTCGTCGCGTCTCCGGCTGTCCAGAAGGAATGGACGCCGCGCATCCTGTCGCGCAAATACGACAGCAGCAACAAGCCGCCGATGCAGAAGAGCGCCGTCACCATCGGCATGGGCATGACCGAAAAGCAGGGCGGCACGGATGTGCGCGCCAACACCACGATGGGCGAACGGGTGGGCGAGGGGATCTACCGCCTCGCTGGCCACAAGTGGTTCATGTCGGCCCCGATGAGCGACGCCTTCGTCATGCTCGCCCAGACCAAGGATGGCATGGGCTGCTTCCTGGTGCCGCGCCTGCTCGAAGACGGTTCTGCCAACGGGCTTGAATTCCAGCGCCTGAAGGACAAGCTCGGCAACCGCTCGAATGCCTCTTCCGAAGTCGAATTCTCCGAGACCTTCGGTTTCCTGCTCGGCACGCCCGGTGACGGCGTGCGCACCATCCTCGACATGGTGACGCTGACGCGCCTTGACTGCGCGCTCTCCTCTGCCGGCATGATGCGCGCCTCTATGGCCGAGGCGGTTCACCACGTACGTGGCCGCATGGTTTTCGGCAAGACGCTGATAGACCAACCGATGATGAGCCGCGTGCTCGCCGACATGGCGCTCGATGTCGCGGCAGCGACCGCACTCGCCTTCCGTCTGGCCGACAGTTTCGACAAGGCGCGCGAAAGTCCCATTGATGCGGCCTATGCCCGCGTCATGACACCGGTTGCCAAATACTGGATCTGCAAGATCGCCCCCGGGCTGATCTACGAGGCGATGGAATGCATCGGCGGCAGCGGTTACGTCGAGGAGCGCCCCATCGCCCGACATTATCGCGAGGCTCCGGTCAACGCGATCTGGGAAGGCTCCGGCAATGTCATGGCGCTCGATGTTCTGCGCGTCTTGAGCCGTGGCAAGGATCTCTTCGAAACGCTGTTTGCCGGCCTTGAGCGCGATCTCGGCCCCTCCGGCAAGAAGACGGTGGAAGTGCTGCGCGCAGCGACCGCGCTTGCCGAACGCGATGAAGCCGCCGGTCGCCTCTTGATCGAGCAACTGGCGCTCGCAGCCGGTGCCGCCGAGCTCTATCGTCTGGGTGCCGGCAAGATCGCCGATGCCTTCCTCGAATCACGCCTCGCGGGTGGATGGCGCCATACCTATGGCGTGCTCGATGCGCGATTTGATTCGCGCTACGTGCTCGATCTCCTCTATCCGCCGGCTGCCTGA
- the gatA gene encoding Asp-tRNA(Asn)/Glu-tRNA(Gln) amidotransferase subunit GatA produces the protein MSELISLTIAEARAKLAAKEIKAVELTDAYLAAIEGANNDLNAYVAVTPDVARDMAKASDARIADGKAGVLEGIPLGVKDLYATRDVHTQACSHILDGFKPKYESTVTQNLWDAGAVMLGKLNMDEFAMGSSNESSYYGPAVNPWKAKGSDEKLVPGGSSGGSAAAVAAHLCAGATATDTGGSIRQPAALTGTVGIKPTYGRCSRFGIVAFASSLDQAGPIARDVRDAAILLKSMASVDPKDTTSVDLPVPDYEKAIGGSVKGMKIGIPKEYHIEGMSEEVLALWQQGIAWLKEAGAEIVDISLPHTKYALPAYYIVAPAEASSNLARYDGVRYGLRVDGKDIVDMYEKTRAAGFGKEVQRRIMIGTYVLSAGYYDAYYLKAQKVRTLIKRDFELAFEAGVDAILTPITPSSAFAIGDKELAADPVKMYQQDVFSITLNMAGLPGISVPAGLDAKGLPLGLQVIGKPFEEETLFKTAHVIEQAAGKFTPAKWW, from the coding sequence ATGAGCGAATTGATCAGCCTCACCATCGCCGAAGCCCGCGCGAAACTCGCCGCCAAGGAGATCAAGGCCGTCGAACTGACGGACGCCTATCTCGCCGCGATCGAGGGTGCGAATAACGATCTGAACGCCTATGTCGCCGTGACCCCGGATGTTGCCCGCGACATGGCGAAGGCATCCGACGCCCGCATCGCGGATGGCAAGGCCGGTGTGCTCGAAGGCATTCCGCTCGGCGTCAAGGATCTCTACGCCACCCGCGACGTGCATACCCAGGCCTGCAGCCACATCCTCGACGGCTTCAAGCCGAAGTATGAATCGACCGTGACCCAGAACCTCTGGGATGCCGGCGCTGTCATGCTCGGCAAGCTCAACATGGACGAATTCGCCATGGGCTCGTCGAACGAGAGCTCCTATTACGGTCCTGCCGTCAACCCGTGGAAGGCCAAGGGGTCGGATGAGAAGCTGGTTCCCGGCGGCTCCTCCGGTGGCTCTGCCGCAGCCGTTGCTGCGCATCTCTGCGCCGGTGCTACGGCAACCGACACCGGCGGCTCGATCCGCCAGCCGGCTGCTCTGACCGGCACCGTCGGCATCAAGCCGACTTACGGCCGCTGCTCGCGTTTCGGCATCGTCGCCTTTGCCTCGTCGCTCGATCAGGCCGGTCCCATCGCCCGCGACGTCCGCGATGCTGCGATCCTTCTGAAATCCATGGCCAGCGTTGACCCGAAGGATACGACTTCTGTCGACCTGCCGGTTCCGGACTACGAAAAGGCCATCGGCGGCTCGGTGAAGGGCATGAAGATCGGCATTCCCAAGGAATACCATATCGAAGGCATGTCGGAAGAGGTCCTGGCCCTCTGGCAACAGGGCATTGCCTGGCTCAAGGAGGCCGGCGCCGAGATCGTCGATATTTCCCTGCCGCACACGAAATACGCGCTGCCTGCCTATTACATCGTGGCACCCGCCGAAGCCTCGTCAAACCTCGCCCGCTATGACGGCGTTCGTTACGGTCTGCGCGTCGACGGCAAGGACATCGTCGACATGTACGAGAAGACGCGCGCGGCAGGCTTCGGCAAGGAAGTCCAGCGTCGCATCATGATCGGCACCTATGTGCTGTCCGCCGGCTACTACGACGCCTACTATCTGAAGGCCCAGAAGGTCCGCACGCTGATCAAGCGCGACTTCGAACTCGCTTTCGAAGCCGGCGTCGACGCAATCCTGACGCCGATCACGCCGTCGTCTGCCTTCGCGATCGGCGACAAGGAACTCGCGGCCGATCCGGTCAAGATGTATCAGCAGGACGTCTTCAGCATCACGCTCAACATGGCCGGTCTGCCGGGCATCTCTGTCCCCGCCGGCCTCGATGCCAAGGGCCTGCCACTCGGTCTTCAGGTCATCGGCAAGCCCTTCGAGGAGGAAACCCTCTTCAAGACGGCCCATGTCATCGAACAGGCTGCCGGCAAGTTCACGCCGGCCAAGTGGTGGTAA
- a CDS encoding AEC family transporter, which produces MLIIFESILPIFLLVILGVVLKRTRLINESFWSGLEQFGYFVLFPALLFQTLSTTDFSSLDSGSVGLVSLLAVGVMTALVLAIWPLLKARGMGGPSYTSVFQTSTRWNGFMALAIAEKLTGQTGLSVIAIIMASIIVPLNLINVGVMVWFSGESRGLKTFVVRIVTNPIIIGALLGVLVNFAGISIYAPVMTAVDLIASASLGLGLVTVGAGLRVADALKPQPSVLMTVVLKLLVFPAVAVLLALVFGLSGEIVVMIALGAAVPTAMNGYVLAKQMGGDADLYAAAATVQTVAAFFTIPVVLYLAGQAAGG; this is translated from the coding sequence ATGCTCATCATCTTCGAAAGCATCCTGCCGATCTTCCTGCTCGTGATTCTCGGGGTCGTGCTGAAACGCACCAGGCTCATCAATGAGAGCTTCTGGAGCGGGCTTGAGCAGTTCGGCTATTTCGTTTTGTTTCCGGCCCTGCTTTTTCAGACGCTATCGACCACCGACTTCTCGTCGCTCGACAGCGGAAGCGTCGGATTGGTGTCGCTGCTCGCGGTCGGGGTCATGACCGCACTCGTTCTTGCGATCTGGCCCCTGCTCAAGGCGCGCGGCATGGGCGGGCCTTCCTATACCTCCGTGTTCCAGACATCGACGCGCTGGAACGGCTTCATGGCACTCGCCATCGCGGAGAAGCTGACGGGACAGACTGGCCTCTCCGTCATCGCCATCATCATGGCGTCGATCATCGTACCGCTCAATCTCATCAATGTCGGCGTGATGGTCTGGTTCTCCGGCGAGAGTCGGGGCTTGAAGACCTTCGTCGTCCGGATCGTCACCAATCCAATCATCATCGGTGCCTTGCTGGGTGTGCTCGTGAACTTTGCGGGGATTTCGATCTATGCGCCTGTCATGACCGCGGTCGACCTGATTGCCAGCGCCTCGCTCGGGCTGGGTCTTGTGACCGTCGGCGCAGGTCTGCGGGTCGCGGATGCCCTCAAACCGCAGCCGAGTGTGCTGATGACGGTCGTGCTGAAGCTCCTGGTCTTTCCGGCTGTCGCGGTGCTGCTCGCTCTAGTTTTCGGTCTCTCAGGCGAAATCGTCGTGATGATCGCGCTGGGTGCCGCAGTTCCCACCGCGATGAACGGCTATGTGCTAGCCAAGCAGATGGGTGGCGACGCCGATCTCTACGCGGCAGCGGCCACCGTGCAGACGGTCGCAGCCTTCTTCACGATCCCCGTCGTGCTCTATCTCGCCGGTCAGGCAGCCGGCGGATAG
- a CDS encoding DUF6105 family protein, whose translation MKTLLLLWALPITILGAWYGLSYYDMSFGIFMLTRDAHDLVFQIYGNVLGIAPETIPPLVLRAIIVDSLILFAIIGFRRRKQIRAWWAARQAKSAELSEVRASPESLSSAP comes from the coding sequence ATGAAGACACTTCTGCTCTTGTGGGCTTTGCCCATCACGATCCTCGGCGCCTGGTACGGTCTGTCCTACTACGACATGAGCTTCGGCATATTCATGCTGACGCGGGATGCCCATGATCTGGTCTTCCAGATCTATGGCAACGTCCTCGGCATTGCGCCTGAAACAATACCGCCGCTGGTGCTGCGCGCCATCATCGTCGACAGCCTCATCCTGTTCGCGATCATCGGCTTCCGCCGTCGCAAGCAGATCAGGGCCTGGTGGGCCGCCCGTCAGGCGAAGTCGGCGGAATTGTCCGAAGTGCGGGCAAGCCCTGAGAGCCTGTCGAGCGCCCCCTGA
- a CDS encoding GNAT family N-acetyltransferase, translated as MVTIRKARKDDARLLTEVGMRAWRKAMASVGEAEEMAANARDAFARFAEDGWITITVVEVSGVLAGWAAREDMDENITDFWIEPDLEGQGLGTALLEAVEDELRAQGIPLARLQTHAMNTDALKFFERKGYQVNWLTVSYNPKLDRDVQSVGLSKLLSDAGGSGYGQEF; from the coding sequence ATGGTCACGATCCGCAAGGCACGAAAGGATGATGCAAGGCTGCTGACGGAGGTCGGCATGCGTGCCTGGCGCAAGGCCATGGCGTCCGTCGGCGAGGCGGAGGAAATGGCGGCCAATGCACGGGACGCTTTTGCGCGCTTCGCGGAAGATGGCTGGATCACCATTACCGTCGTCGAGGTCTCCGGTGTTCTCGCTGGCTGGGCCGCGCGCGAAGACATGGATGAGAACATCACCGATTTCTGGATCGAACCGGATCTGGAAGGCCAGGGGCTCGGCACTGCCTTGCTTGAGGCGGTCGAGGATGAACTCAGGGCACAAGGCATCCCGCTCGCCCGCCTTCAGACCCATGCGATGAACACCGATGCACTGAAGTTCTTCGAAAGAAAGGGCTATCAGGTGAACTGGCTTACCGTCAGCTACAATCCCAAGCTCGATCGCGATGTGCAGTCGGTCGGCCTGTCCAAGTTACTATCCGATGCTGGCGGCAGCGGCTATGGTCAGGAATTCTAG
- a CDS encoding GNAT family N-acetyltransferase has translation MVKDFVIRDMTAADADSVGRVGFDAWAANPVLNAFGVDMMVRIRLSFRRFAQEHYSLITIGELGDEIAGWIARDGARDYISDLWVSPAHQGLGIGSALVSRLLREMRAEGLKRARIDTHAANEAAIRLYKDLGFTIVWRGMQHSPSMGMAVDKVKMQLVF, from the coding sequence GTGGTAAAGGACTTCGTCATCCGTGACATGACAGCGGCCGATGCGGATAGCGTCGGCCGTGTCGGTTTCGACGCCTGGGCCGCCAACCCCGTGCTGAATGCCTTCGGCGTCGACATGATGGTTCGCATTCGCCTGAGCTTCCGCCGTTTTGCCCAGGAGCATTACAGCCTGATCACCATCGGTGAACTCGGCGACGAAATTGCGGGCTGGATCGCCCGTGACGGTGCGCGCGACTACATCTCCGATCTTTGGGTCAGCCCCGCCCATCAGGGCCTCGGCATCGGCTCGGCGCTCGTCTCGAGGCTGCTGCGCGAGATGCGCGCCGAAGGTTTGAAACGCGCACGGATCGACACGCACGCCGCCAACGAAGCTGCGATCCGGCTCTACAAGGATCTGGGCTTCACCATCGTCTGGCGCGGCATGCAGCACTCGCCGTCCATGGGCATGGCGGTCGACAAGGTGAAGATGCAGCTGGTGTTTTAG
- a CDS encoding alkylphosphonate utilization protein yields MADDDYVYDEATGEWRPASEVAAAAAAKPVARDASGTELADGDSVVLIKDLKVKGAGQTLKQGTVIRSIRLTDDPEEIDCRFDGIKGLVLRTEFVRKR; encoded by the coding sequence ATGGCCGATGACGACTACGTGTATGACGAGGCGACCGGCGAATGGCGTCCGGCGTCCGAAGTTGCAGCGGCAGCCGCGGCCAAGCCCGTCGCCCGTGACGCCTCCGGGACCGAACTTGCCGATGGCGATTCGGTGGTGCTGATCAAGGATCTCAAAGTGAAGGGTGCCGGCCAGACGCTGAAGCAGGGCACTGTTATCCGCTCAATCAGACTGACGGATGATCCCGAGGAAATCGACTGCCGCTTTGACGGGATCAAGGGCCTGGTGCTCAGAACCGAATTCGTACGCAAGCGTTGA
- a CDS encoding metal-dependent hydrolase: MKITWLGHAAFRLDSAKASILIDPFLTHNPGFAGLDRKEMTKGVTHILLTHGHGDHVGDTVQLAQETGATVLANADLAAWLGSKGVDKLEMGNTGGTIHFEGFTVTFTNALHSSAQITEDGVSHALGNANGLMMHFDDEASVLHMGDTDIFSDMKLIHELHQPDVGIVPIGDRFTMGGAVAALACQRFFDFKTAIPCHYGSFPIIDQTPEKFVAGMDGTRTRVATPQAGTAIEV; the protein is encoded by the coding sequence ATGAAAATCACCTGGCTCGGCCACGCCGCCTTCCGTCTCGATTCAGCCAAGGCATCGATCCTCATCGATCCCTTTCTGACCCACAATCCAGGCTTCGCCGGTCTCGACCGCAAGGAAATGACCAAGGGGGTCACGCATATTCTGCTCACCCACGGTCACGGCGACCATGTCGGCGATACGGTCCAGCTTGCCCAGGAAACCGGCGCGACCGTCCTCGCCAATGCCGATCTCGCCGCCTGGCTTGGCTCCAAGGGTGTCGACAAGCTGGAAATGGGCAATACCGGCGGTACCATCCATTTCGAGGGCTTCACGGTGACCTTCACCAACGCCCTGCATTCCTCCGCTCAGATCACCGAAGACGGCGTGTCGCACGCGCTTGGCAATGCCAACGGCTTGATGATGCATTTCGACGACGAAGCTTCGGTGCTCCACATGGGCGACACCGACATCTTTTCCGACATGAAGCTGATCCACGAATTGCATCAGCCCGATGTCGGCATCGTCCCGATCGGCGACCGTTTCACCATGGGCGGCGCGGTGGCGGCACTGGCCTGCCAGCGCTTCTTCGACTTCAAGACGGCGATACCCTGCCACTACGGCTCCTTCCCGATCATCGACCAGACGCCGGAGAAATTCGTCGCCGGCATGGATGGAACGCGCACCCGTGTGGCGACCCCGCAGGCCGGAACGGCCATCGAGGTCTGA
- a CDS encoding YjhX family toxin translates to MDISRTDQRILHLMAQGGWIELHRDDRRKIEKALCFSRDGWLYPGFDVELFRRLKRLKAISSKQGKPYRITERGLRLVRAELDNR, encoded by the coding sequence ATGGATATTTCACGCACGGATCAGCGTATCCTTCATCTCATGGCCCAGGGCGGCTGGATCGAACTTCACCGCGACGACCGCCGCAAGATCGAGAAGGCCCTGTGCTTCTCCCGCGACGGCTGGCTCTATCCCGGCTTCGACGTCGAGCTCTTTCGCAGGCTGAAACGCCTGAAGGCGATCAGTTCGAAACAGGGCAAGCCCTATCGCATAACTGAACGGGGCTTGAGGCTCGTCAGGGCTGAGCTGGATAACCGGTGA
- the gatC gene encoding Asp-tRNA(Asn)/Glu-tRNA(Gln) amidotransferase subunit GatC — protein sequence MSVDLATVKRVARLARIAVSEEDAARMTGELNGILGFVEQLDEVDVTGVEPMTSVTPMAMKKREDVVTDGNKADDIVANAPATDRNFFQVPKVVE from the coding sequence ATGTCTGTTGACCTCGCCACCGTCAAGCGCGTCGCGCGCCTTGCCCGCATCGCTGTCAGCGAGGAGGATGCTGCACGCATGACCGGGGAATTGAATGGCATTCTCGGTTTCGTCGAGCAGCTCGACGAAGTGGATGTGACCGGTGTCGAGCCGATGACCTCGGTCACCCCCATGGCCATGAAGAAGCGTGAAGACGTCGTCACCGACGGTAACAAGGCCGACGACATCGTCGCCAATGCGCCGGCCACCGATCGCAATTTCTTCCAGGTGCCGAAGGTCGTCGAATAA
- a CDS encoding BrnA antitoxin family protein, producing the protein MTISAARIKELQSRPDAEIDYSDIPELDDAFFETAVLVTPSAKTQITVRLDSDVLDWFRQQGKGYQTRMNAVLKAYMESQRRRSR; encoded by the coding sequence ATGACCATCTCGGCCGCTCGTATTAAGGAGCTTCAGTCCCGTCCGGACGCAGAGATTGATTACAGCGATATCCCGGAACTCGATGACGCGTTCTTCGAGACGGCCGTCCTCGTGACACCATCCGCTAAAACGCAGATCACGGTTCGGCTCGATAGCGACGTGCTTGACTGGTTTCGACAGCAGGGCAAGGGGTATCAGACGCGGATGAATGCGGTATTGAAGGCCTATATGGAAAGCCAGCGTCGGCGCTCGCGCTAA
- the ruvX gene encoding Holliday junction resolvase RuvX yields MATLTIEELAERLRPGEAIAGLDLGTKTIGLSASDLGRRFATPRPVIKRVKFTQDAEVLLAFAAKEKIVAFVIGLPVNMDGSSGPRVQATRAFVRSMSEKTDIPFVYWDERLSTVAAERALLEMDVSRAKRSERIDSAAASFILQGALDRLSGLARTSDNSADFA; encoded by the coding sequence ATGGCCACGCTGACGATCGAGGAACTGGCTGAACGGTTGAGACCTGGCGAGGCCATTGCCGGGCTCGACCTGGGCACGAAGACGATCGGGCTTTCGGCTTCCGATCTCGGCCGGCGCTTTGCCACCCCTCGCCCTGTTATCAAACGGGTGAAATTCACGCAGGACGCGGAGGTTCTGCTCGCCTTTGCGGCGAAGGAGAAGATTGTCGCCTTCGTCATCGGTCTGCCGGTCAACATGGACGGCTCGTCGGGCCCGCGCGTCCAGGCGACACGGGCCTTCGTGCGCTCGATGTCGGAAAAGACCGACATCCCCTTCGTCTACTGGGACGAGCGGCTGTCGACGGTCGCGGCCGAAAGAGCGCTTCTGGAAATGGATGTCTCCAGGGCAAAGCGCAGCGAGCGGATCGATTCCGCCGCGGCGAGCTTCATCCTTCAGGGGGCGCTCGACAGGCTCTCAGGGCTTGCCCGCACTTCGGACAATTCCGCCGACTTCGCCTGA
- a CDS encoding DUF1294 domain-containing protein: MPTDTVLTLLAIFALWNGIVFCVYAFDKIAATQAAWRVREDTLILLAVLGGGLGAFACQRLLRHKTRKAPFPVLLPLMAGLHIVIILLIALVPDAVLHTADEAALLLERLI; the protein is encoded by the coding sequence ATGCCAACTGACACCGTCCTCACCCTTCTCGCGATCTTTGCCCTGTGGAACGGGATCGTGTTCTGCGTCTATGCCTTCGACAAGATTGCGGCCACGCAAGCGGCGTGGCGCGTACGCGAGGACACACTCATCCTGCTTGCGGTTCTCGGTGGCGGCCTGGGCGCCTTTGCCTGCCAGCGGCTCCTGCGTCACAAGACACGGAAAGCGCCCTTTCCTGTCCTGTTGCCGCTGATGGCGGGGCTGCACATTGTTATCATCCTGCTGATTGCACTCGTTCCAGACGCGGTCCTTCATACGGCGGACGAGGCTGCTCTTCTTTTGGAACGGCTCATCTAG
- a CDS encoding BrnT family toxin produces MNYEWDAAKNITNQIKHGISFEEARLIFEGDVLTGVDGRRDYGETRYMSIGAIQGLIVIAVIHTDRDGTTRIISARLANRSERQKYHDHLGRSY; encoded by the coding sequence ATGAACTACGAGTGGGACGCCGCGAAGAATATCACCAACCAGATCAAGCACGGCATCTCCTTTGAGGAAGCCCGGCTGATCTTCGAGGGCGATGTTCTGACCGGCGTCGATGGGCGTCGCGATTATGGTGAAACCCGCTACATGAGCATCGGCGCAATCCAGGGATTGATCGTGATCGCCGTCATACATACAGACCGCGACGGCACCACCCGCATCATCTCAGCCCGTCTCGCGAACCGCAGCGAAAGGCAAAAGTATCATGACCATCTCGGCCGCTCGTATTAA
- the gatB gene encoding Asp-tRNA(Asn)/Glu-tRNA(Gln) amidotransferase subunit GatB, translating to MTLVDTRTPDPKRFIPGATGDWEVIIGMEVHAQVMSNSKLFSGASTVFGNAPNSNVSLVDAAMPGMLPVINEECVAQAVRTGLGLKAQINKRSIFDRKNYFYPDLPQGYQISQFKDPIVGEGKIIISLGPDRQGQFEDIEIGIERLHLEQDAGKSMHDQHPTMSYVDLNRSGVALMEIVSKPDMRSSDEAKAYMTKLRSIVRYLGTCDGNMDEGSMRADVNVSVRKPGGEFGTRCEIKNVNSIRFIGQAIEYEARRQIAIIEDGGTIDQETRLFDPGKGETRSMRSKEDAHDYRYFPDPDLLPLEFDDAFVEELKKSLPELPDDKKARFVAELGLSVYDASVLVSEKAIADYFEAVAEGRDGKTAANWVINDLLGALNKAGKAIEETPVSPAQLGGIIDLIKAETISGKIAKDLFEIVFNEGGDPAEIVESRGMKQVTDTGAIEKAVDEIIAANPDQVAKVLAKPTLAGWFVGQVMKSTGGKANPQAVQALVKAKLGIVEE from the coding sequence ATGACCCTGGTAGACACCCGCACGCCCGATCCGAAACGCTTCATCCCCGGTGCCACCGGTGACTGGGAAGTCATCATCGGCATGGAAGTCCATGCCCAGGTGATGTCGAATTCCAAGCTGTTTTCCGGCGCCTCGACTGTCTTCGGCAATGCGCCGAATTCCAATGTCTCGCTGGTCGATGCCGCCATGCCCGGCATGCTGCCCGTCATAAACGAGGAATGCGTCGCCCAGGCCGTGCGCACCGGTCTCGGTCTGAAAGCCCAGATCAACAAGCGCTCGATCTTCGACCGCAAGAACTACTTCTATCCGGATCTGCCGCAGGGCTACCAGATCTCGCAGTTCAAGGACCCGATCGTCGGCGAGGGCAAGATCATCATCTCGCTCGGCCCCGACCGTCAGGGCCAGTTCGAGGATATCGAGATCGGCATCGAGCGCCTGCATCTGGAGCAGGATGCCGGCAAGTCGATGCACGACCAGCATCCGACCATGTCCTATGTCGACCTGAACCGCTCCGGCGTCGCTCTGATGGAAATCGTGTCGAAGCCCGACATGCGCTCCTCGGACGAAGCCAAGGCCTATATGACCAAGCTGCGCTCGATCGTGCGTTACCTCGGTACCTGCGACGGCAACATGGACGAAGGCTCGATGCGCGCCGACGTCAACGTCTCCGTGCGCAAGCCCGGCGGCGAATTCGGCACGCGTTGCGAAATCAAGAACGTCAACTCGATCCGTTTCATCGGCCAGGCCATCGAATATGAGGCCCGTCGCCAGATCGCGATCATCGAGGATGGCGGCACGATCGACCAGGAAACCCGTCTCTTCGATCCGGGCAAGGGCGAGACGCGCTCGATGCGCTCCAAGGAAGATGCGCATGACTATCGCTACTTCCCCGATCCGGACCTGCTGCCGCTCGAATTCGACGATGCCTTCGTCGAGGAGCTGAAGAAGTCGCTTCCCGAGCTGCCCGACGACAAGAAGGCGCGTTTCGTGGCGGAACTCGGCCTCTCCGTCTACGACGCCTCCGTGCTCGTCTCGGAAAAGGCGATCGCCGACTATTTCGAAGCCGTGGCCGAAGGCCGTGACGGCAAGACGGCCGCCAACTGGGTCATCAATGACCTGCTGGGCGCCTTGAACAAAGCCGGCAAAGCCATTGAAGAGACTCCCGTTTCGCCCGCTCAGCTCGGCGGCATCATCGACCTGATCAAGGCCGAGACCATATCCGGCAAGATCGCCAAGGACCTCTTCGAGATCGTATTCAACGAGGGCGGCGACCCGGCGGAAATCGTCGAGAGCCGCGGCATGAAGCAGGTGACCGACACCGGCGCCATCGAAAAGGCCGTCGACGAGATCATTGCCGCCAACCCTGACCAGGTCGCCAAGGTGCTGGCCAAGCCGACACTCGCCGGCTGGTTCGTCGGCCAGGTGATGAAGTCGACCGGCGGCAAGGCCAATCCGCAGGCTGTCCAGGCACTCGTTAAGGCCAAGCTCGGCATCGTCGAGGAGTAA